One part of the Rutidosis leptorrhynchoides isolate AG116_Rl617_1_P2 chromosome 1, CSIRO_AGI_Rlap_v1, whole genome shotgun sequence genome encodes these proteins:
- the LOC139842352 gene encoding uncharacterized protein, with protein MKYCLCSRKDLISLILGIVSVLCWGVAEVPQIITNYKEKSSEGLAIGFLLTWILGDLLNVFGCLLEPATLPTQYYTAVLYLVTTLALASQAMYYGYFFNGTSKRQCHKVFTVTIFLCTYNLKLERDSYLSLNSVRPDNGIVMHVGRKLLQASGGLLEGSDGIESIGIGTFLGWGMAAIYMGGRLPQIFLNIKRGNVQGLNPLMFVFALAGNSTYVASILVSSLEWSKIKPNLPWVVEASGCVMLDTFILIQFIYFHHRKHKSLDTNHEDLDP; from the exons ATGAAGTATTGTTTGTGTAGCAGGAAAGATTTGATTTCGTTGATATTGGGAATAGTTAGTGTTTTATGTTGGGGTGTTGCAGAGGTACCACAAATCATTACGAATTACAAAGAGAAGTCTTCTGAAGGGCTTGCTATCGGATTCCTTTTGACATGGATTCTCGG AGATCTTCTCAACGTTTTTGGTTGTTTGCTCGAACCAGCTACA CTTCCAACACAGTACTATACGGCAGTG CTCTACTTAGTGACTACCTTAGCTCTTGCATCCCAAGCAATGTACTATGGTTACTTTTTTAATGGTACTTCTAAAAGACAATGCCATAAG GTATTTACAGTGACAATTTTCCTCTGTACATACAATCTAAAACTTGAAAGAGACAGTTATCTTAGTTTGAATTCTGTAAGACCAGATAACGGGATTGTAATGCATGTGGGAAGAAAGCTTTTACAG GCAAGTGGCGGTTTATTGGAAGGTAGCGATGGTATAGAGAGTATCGGGATTGGAACGTTCCTTGGTTGGGGAATGGCAGCTATTTATATGGGTGGACGTCTTCCACAAATTTTCTTAAAT ATCAAAAGGGGAAATGTTCAG GGTTTGAATCCACTGATGTTTGTTTTTGCCCTTGCTGGAAACTCTACCTATGTAGCAAG CATACTTGTGAGCAGCCTTGAATGGTCAAAAATAAAACCAAACCTTCCATGGGTGGTGGAAGCAAGTGGATGTGTAATGCTTGATACTTTT ATTCTGATCCAGTTTATCTACTTTCACCATCGGAAGCACAAAAGTCTTGACACTAACCACGAAGACTTGGATCCATGA
- the LOC139842359 gene encoding probable ADP-ribosylation factor GTPase-activating protein AGD14: MSSRREEERNEKIIRGLMKLPPNRRCINCNSLGPQYVCTNFWTFVCMTCSGIHREFTHRVKSVSMSKFTSQEVEALQEGGNQRARETFLRDWDPREQRLPDNSNVDKVRAFIKSVYVDKKFFASKASGKPPRDTMINRNHEDETRRASSYHSYSQSPPYDYQYEERRYGKQAPALTKKPGSDRGMFRFMSTSRLSDHVQEDSFANEVTNARASDYSVTNGGDLFRSGTQSPPLSQSSGSGKFDGLDLFGAQNPPQSNTPAPSNQTVKFDGLDLFSAPNPPQSTTSTPSEPEKFGGLDLFSAPNPPQSTTSAPSEPEKFGGLDLFSAPHAPQSTLSAPTSIDLFELSAPSAATTLSTNQFKAFESPLDLFTVMPQQHQSTDTLDNNPTDTVTQNDGGWATFDMPLLAEPSQGTKSSVVSETSTSDASLGKLDRAVSLDKSSHLPYQQEFSASGPSLFVHSSWHDTGAPVNVQNNQSWSSFEESTTHFDGSYMKGSEQVPVQVTQVADPYLAWGISENFQINQADWDTRPPSFLNTTPHALGSLNSSSQLPVMGGAQSRVLESKSSNPFDFPDDADLESSNMFLDMSSLQSALPNHNMSTSWYPESASGISQDALAFMTGPVPNVQIP; this comes from the exons ATGAGTAGCAGGAGAGAAGAAGAGAGAAATGAAAAAATAATTAGGGGTTTAATGAAACTTCCACCTAATCGAAGATGCATCAATTGCAACAGTTTG GGGCCTCAATATGTGTGCACAAACTTTTGGACATTCGTTTGCATGACATGTAGTGGGATACA CCGCGAGTTTACTCATCGTGTTAAATCTGTGTCGATGTCTAAGTTTACGTCACAAGAAGTTGAAGCCCTACAAGAAGGTGGTAATCAG CGTGCAAGGGAAACGTTTCTTAGAGATTGGGACCCACGAGAACAGAGACTTCCTGATAACAG CAACGTGGACAAAGTTCGGGCCTTTATAAAGAGTGTTTATGTGGACAAGAAGTTTTTCGCTTCAAAGGCGTCTGGAAAGCCTCCTAGAGATACAATG ATCAACAGAAATCACGAGGATGAAACAAGACGAGCTAGTTCATATCATTCTTACTCGCAAAGTCCACCATATGATTATCAATACGAAGAACGTCGTTATGGAAAACAGGCTCCTGCACTTACTAAAAAGCCTGGATCAGACAGAGGAATGTTTCGGTTTATGAGTACAAGTCGTTTAAGTGATCATGTACAAGAGGACAGTTTTGCAAACGAGGTTACAAATGCTCGAGCTTCAGATTATTCGGTGACTAATGGAGGTGATCTATTTAGGTCTGGTACCCAATCACCTCCTTTGTCACAATCATCAGGATCTGGAAAGTTCGATGGTTTGGACCTTTTCGGTGCGCAAAATCCGCCTCAATCGAACACACCTGCACCTTCTAACCAAACTGTAAAGTTTGATGGTTTAGACCTTTTTAGTGCACCGAACCCACCTCAGTCCACCACATCCACACCTTCTGAACCTGAAAAGTTTGGTGGTTTGGACCTTTTTAGTGCACCGAACCCACCTCAGTCCACCACATCCGCACCTTCTGAACCTGAAAAGTTTGGTGGTTTGGACCTTTTTAGTGCACCTCATGCACCTCAATCGACATTATCGGCTCCAACGTCCATTGACCTATTTGAGTTGTCAGCTCCATCTGCAGCAACAACTTTGAGTACGAATCAGTTCAAAGCTTTTGAATCTCCTTTGGACTTATTTACTGTTATGCCTCAGCAACATCAGTCGACTGATACTTTGGATAATAATCCAACAGATACAGTAACCCAAAATGATGGTGGATGGGCGACGTTTGATATGCCTTTGCTTGCAGAACCTAGTCAAGGTACGAAGAGCTCAGTCGTGTCAGAAACTTCTACTAGTGATGCGTCTCTTGGGAAATTGGATCGTGCTGTATCTCTGGACAAGAGCTCTCATTTGCCATATCAGCAAGAGTTCAGTGCTAGTGGACCTTCATTGTTTGTGCATAGCTCGTGGCATGATACAGGGGCTCCAGTAAATGTACAGAATAATCAG TCATGGAGTTCATTTGAAGAATCTACCACACACTTTGATGGCAGTTATATGAAGGGTAGTGAACAAGTTCCTGTACAAGTTACTCAAGTTGCTGATCCATATTTGGCATGGGGAATATCAGAG AATTTCCAAATAAATCAAGCTGATTGGGATACCAGACCACCTTCTTTTCTTAACACAACACCACATGCCCTTGGATCATTAAACTCTTCAAGTCAACTTCCTGTCATG GGTGGAGCACAATCACGAGTACTTGAATCGAAATCTAGCAATCCATTCGATTTTCCTGATGATGCTGATCTGGAATCAAGCAACATG TTTTTGGACATGAGTTCTTTGCAATCGGCTCTGCCAAATCACAATATGTCGACATCTTGGTATCCTGAAAGTGCATCTGGTATATCACAAG ATGCTTTAGCTTTTATGACTGGGCCGGTACCAAACGTGCAGATTCCGTAA